The following proteins are encoded in a genomic region of Pyrus communis chromosome 11, drPyrComm1.1, whole genome shotgun sequence:
- the LOC137708121 gene encoding pentatricopeptide repeat-containing protein At3g02490, mitochondrial-like translates to MRQQWRLLLLRPHRPPPPHEFIKPSYSQVNSRPNLHSRSFFTSFHTDNLDPKLSPSLPIFNSRFAKSINPRNPLSRSLSSEPALELKDSDQGVIADIFASPRGSDEIRKELESNNVVISHELVLKVLKSLESSPDVARRFFDWVLSFEGERLSSKSYNSMLSVLGVNGLVNEFWDLVDVMKKKGYGVSKWVQDKALEKFEKDGLDGDAEKLRALFASGSTDNSPDKICSRVCKIVRNELWSDDIERQIRDLSVAYSSDMVKMVLENLSTEPAKALISFRWMEESGLLKHDQRTYNAMAKVLGREDCIDRFWKVVDEMRSDGYELEQETYVKVLGRFCKRKMMKDAVDLYEFAMAGSNKPSVHCCTFLLRKIAGGKQLDMGLFSRVVRIFADNGNVLTDSMLNAVLKSLNGVGRYGECNKVFKAMEEGGLVASGGLQSRIAFRLSSAGKKGATSEFISNMEASGRSSDYKIWSSLIEGHCVAGALDKASDCFRKMLEKEGAASAGYAFDLLVNAYCRKNRAIDAYKLLNDSVNERQLEPWHTTYKLLISKLMVQGGFKDALNILGIMKNHGFPPFIDPFVEYVSKSGTGDDALAFLKAMTSKRFPSTTVFLNVFEAYFKAGRLSEAQNFLSKCPGYIRNHADVLDLFFSAKSGERGAPSAVAA, encoded by the coding sequence GAATTTATAAAGCCGTCGTACTCTCAGGTAAACTCCCGACCCAATCTCCATTCACGTAGCTTTTTCACTTCGTTCCACACTGACAATCTCGACCCAAAGCTTTCACCTTCGCTGCCCATTTTCAATTCCCGATTCGCAAAATCGATAAACCCTAGAAACCCCTTGTCCCGCAGCCTCTCATCTGAGCCCGCACTCGAGCTTAAGGACTCCGATCAAGGAGTTATAGCTGATATTTTCGCTAGTCCTAGGGGTTCGGATGAGATTAGGAAAGAATTGGAGTCGAACAATGTTGTAATTAGCCATGAGTTGGTGCTGAAGGTTTTGAAGAGCCTCGAGTCGAGCCCCGAtgtggctaggaggtttttcgaTTGGGTTTTGTCGTTTGAAGGTGAGAGATTGAGCTCCAAGTCGTATAATTCGATGCTGAGTGTTTTGGGGGTTAATGGGCTTGTGAATGAGTTTTGGGATTTGGTTGATGTTATGAAGAAGAAAGGGTATggtgtgtcgaaatgggtgcaGGATAAAGCGTTGGAAAAGTTTGAGAAGGATGGGTTGGACGGTGATGCTGAGAAATTGAGAGCATTGTTTGCATCGGGGTCTACTGACAATTCCCCGGATAAGATTTGTTCGAGAGTGTGTAAGATTGTTAGAAATGAGCTGTGGAGTGATGATATTGAGAGGCAAATACGGGATTTGAGTGTGGCGTATTCTAGCGATATGGTTAAAATGGTGTTGGAAAATCTTAGTACAGAGCCGGCAAAAGCACTGATTTCTTTTCGGTGGATGGAGGAGAGTGGGTTGTTGAAACATGATCAACGGACTTATAATGCTATGGCAAAGGTATTGGGAAGGGAAGATTGCATAGATAGGTTTTGGAAAGTTGTTGATGAAATGAGGAGCGATGGGTATGAACTGGAGCAGGAGACATATGTTAAAGTTTTAGGTCGATTTTGTAAGAGGAAAATGATGAAGGATGCTGTGGACTTGTACGAGTTCGCAATGGCTGGTTCAAATAAACCTTCGGTGCATTGTTGTACCTTTCTGTTGAGGAAAATAGCGGGTGGTAAGCAGCTGGATATGGGTCTATTTTCTAGAGTTGTGAGGATTTTTGCAGATAACGGGAATGTGTTGACAGATTCAATGCTGAATGCAGTCCTTAAGTCTCTGAATGGTGTTGGTAGATATGGAGAGTGCAATAAGGTTTTCAAAGCAATGGAGGAAGGTGGGCTTGTAGCTAGTGGTGGTTTGCAGAGTAGGATTGCATTCCGGCTTAGTAGTGCTGGCAAAAAGGGGGCAACAAGTGAATTTATTAGTAATATGGAAGCTTCTGGGCGTAGTTCGGATTACAAGATATGGTCATCCTTAATTGAGGGTCACTGTGTAGCTGGTGCTCTCGACAAGGCTTCCGATTGTTTCCGAAAGATGCTTGAGAAAGAGGGGGCTGCCTCTGCTGGTTATGCTTTTGATTTATTGGTAAATGCGTATTGCAGAAAGAACAGGGCAATAGATGCATACAAGTTACTCAACGATTCGGTCAATGAAAGGCAGCTCGAGCCATGGCATACCACATACAAATTGTTGATCAGTAAATTAATGGTTCAGGGTGGATTTAAAGATGCTCTGAATATTCTGGGTATTATGAAAAACCACGGATTTCCTCCTTTTATAGATCCATTCGTTGAGTATGTGTCAAAGTCTGGAACAGGTGATGATGCTTTAGCTTTTCTGAAGGCGATGACGTCAAAGCGATTTCCATCGACCACTGTCTTTCTCAATGTATTTGAAGCCTATTTCAAGGCTGGACGGCTCAGTGAAGCACAAAATTTCCTTTCCAAATGCCCAGGCTACATCCGCAACCATGCTGATGTTCTAGATCTATTCTTTTCTGCTAAATCTGGAGAACGTGGTGCACCCTCCGCGGTGGCTGCCTAG